A region of Chelonoidis abingdonii isolate Lonesome George chromosome 8, CheloAbing_2.0, whole genome shotgun sequence DNA encodes the following proteins:
- the APLN gene encoding LOW QUALITY PROTEIN: apelin (The sequence of the model RefSeq protein was modified relative to this genomic sequence to represent the inferred CDS: inserted 2 bases in 1 codon) has protein sequence MTGRAGSQAHAXGYKCSPRASGCIRRRRRLAEPGPPAERRAGWQPRSPHERRRWLLALLLLWLALSAGVGAPLAEASDGRDLEKGNIRNLVHPKGVRNGAGHRQNGWRKSRRPRPRLSHKGPMPF, from the exons ATGACCGGGCGGGCCGGGAGCCAGGCGCACGC CGGCTACAAATGCAGCCCCCGCGCGAGCGGCTGCATTCGTCGCCGCCGCCGCCTGGCAGAGCCCGGCCCCCCCGCCGAGCGACGCGCTGGCTGGCAGCCCCGGTCCCCACATGAGCGGCGGCGCTGGCTGCTGGCGCTGCTGTTGCTCTGGCTCGCCCTGAGCGCG ggggtggggg CACCATTGGCTGAGGCGTCGGATGGCAGAGACCTGGAGAAAGGGAACATCCGGAACCTGGTGCACCCCAAGGGGGTGCGAAATGGAGCAGGACACCGGCAGAATGGCTGGAGAAAGTCCCGGCGTCCAAGACCTCGTCTCTCCCACAAGGGCCCCATGCCTTTCTAG